gctcagcactaCCGAGACGTACCCGCATTGCTGGACCCAGCGGCGGACTCCCCAGTACAAGAGCAAGTATGACCGTACTGGAAagagtccagcaaagggctgctgctggtgggggactggagcatctctggtAAGAGGAAGGGCTGAAAGAGCTCGGATTGCTCtccctggagaaggctcaggtaGAGGAGCTTACCAATATACCGGTAAGTACTGATGGGGAGGAATGGAGAAGGGAGCAACAAACACTGTGCTCAGTGATGCCCAGTGGCAGGATAAGCGGTGATGAACATATACTGAAATCCCAtccaaacccaagaaaatacTTGTGTACGCCTGTGTGTGCAGTGTGTGCTGGGTGTATGTGCTGCTGTAttgtgtgtgtctgcatgtTGTGTGTAGAAGGGTGTTACGTGTATGTTTTGTGAGAGTGGTGCGTATTTATGTCGTGTGCACAGTGCAtgttttgtgtgcatgtgtggtggttttgtgtgtgttcagtgtcCGTCAGGTGGTGGGAGTGGGCTCCATGGGAGTGCCAAGGGGGCCtaagagcagcctcagccccagaGAGGCCCCAGATAAGGGTCAGAGGCATGCGGGAGAGGGAAATGCGAGGCATAGGAGGGTTTACGGGGCATGCACTGGGGAAGCTGAGGGTACCCAGGGGGTTATGAGGCACACGGGAGGTTGGAAGATCCTGCAGGAGCTATGGAGCATCCAAGAAAAGCAATGTGACACCCAAAGGGGTCAGGATACCATGGGAGAGTTTGGTGCACATCCAGCGCAACAGGCAGACCCTGGTGGGATGTGTGATGAGGCACCCATGGGAGCTGTGGAGCACCCAGAAAAGGGAAATCTATGGGGCACAGGAGAGGTAGGAAGCACCCTAAGGGGCTATGGGACACCCatgaggttggaaaagcccaGGTTTTTATGAGGCACGTGAGTAGCCATGTCCACCTTGGACAGCGCTGGGAGCACCCACAGAGAGGGGTAGGATCACAGCGTCCCCCAGAAGCTGATGCCAGAGCCCAGGCCTGTGGCATCTCCTTTATTGCAGGCCTTAACAGAGCCTCCAGTGGGAGGGAGAATCCACATTCCCCCCATGTCAAGCCTCACTGGGGAGGAGCGTAGGTGCCAGCGAGGTGCACGGGCAGCCCATCACGGCAGGAGACACGCACGTGGTGCTGGACCTGCAGTGCCCGGTAGGAGCACGGGGGCCGGTTGTTCCCCCCGCGCAGGCGGCAGGCTGTGAGGCCCACGGGCGTCGGGGTGCTGTGGAATCCCGCTTCATCAGGcgcctgggtgcaggcagccaCCAGCTCCTCGGCCGGCGCGTGCACGAAGGTGTTGGAGGGCTTGCAGGGCCGGCCGGCCGCCGTCACCTGCCGCCGCGCCAGCATGGTCTCACAGTAGCGGTGTGCCGAGAACGGGGATGTCCGGGGATGGTCCACGTGCTGCCGCAGGAACTTCT
The sequence above is a segment of the Lathamus discolor isolate bLatDis1 chromosome 1, bLatDis1.hap1, whole genome shotgun sequence genome. Coding sequences within it:
- the LOC136020957 gene encoding ribonuclease CL2-like, with product MAGWALCLALVLAALSGAVGETRYEKFLRQHVDHPRTSPFSAHRYCETMLARRQVTAAGRPCKPSNTFVHAPAEELVAACTQAPDEAGFHSTPTPVGLTACRLRGGNNRPPCSYRALQVQHHVRVSCRDGLPVHLAGTYAPPQ